A single region of the Eleginops maclovinus isolate JMC-PN-2008 ecotype Puerto Natales chromosome 16, JC_Emac_rtc_rv5, whole genome shotgun sequence genome encodes:
- the rcvrna gene encoding recoverin a — protein MGNTKSSALSKELLEELKSNTKYSETELSTWYQTFLKECPGGKISKQQFEGIYASFFPNADPSKYAQHVFRSFDTNADGTLDFKEYIVALHLTSGGKTLQKLEWAFALYDVDGNGNISKSEILEIVKSIFNMIPADDQKVLPEDENTPEKRADKIWQFFGKKENDKISEGEFIHGVMDNKDILRLIQYDEPQQIKDKLKEKKQ, from the exons ATGGGGAATACTAAGAGCAGCGCGTTGTCAAAAGAGCTCCTGGAGGAACTAAAATCCAACACGAAATACTCCGAGACTGAGCTCTCCACCTGGTACCAGACCTTCCTGAAGGAGTGCCCCGGCGGGAAAATTAGCAAGCAGCAGTTTGAAGGCATCTATGCCAGCTTCTTCCCCAATGCCGACCCATCGAAATATGCACAGCACGTGTTCAGGAGTTTTGATACCAACGCAGACGGCACTTTGGATTTTAAAGAGTACATTGTTGCTCTGCATCTCACGTCAGGGGGGAAGACTCTGCAGAAGCTGGAATGGGCCTTTGCACTTTACGACGTTGACGGGAATGGAAACATCAGCAAAAGTGAAATCCTGGAGATTGTTAAG TCGATATTCAACATGATTCCTGCTGATGACCAGAAGGTCCTCCCCGAGGATGAAAACACACCAGAGAAGAGGGCGGACAAGATCTGGCAATTCTTTGGGAAGAAGGAAAACG ATAAAATCTCAGAAGGAGAATTCATTCACGGTGTGATGGACAACAAGGACATCTTGCGGTTGATACAATATGATGAGCCTCAGCAAATTAAAGACAAGCTGAAGgagaaaaagcaataa